Proteins from one Chitinophaga oryzae genomic window:
- a CDS encoding sugar MFS transporter: protein MAVISTTNQSSATVTGSTQSYMPALISLAVLYFMMGFITCLNDTLVPFFKKGFTLSYSQSSLVQFYFFLTYGIMSVPAGRIVSRTGYKKGMVLGFAVAAVGGLLFYPASVYHQYVLFLAALFVIAIGIVLLQVAANPYITALGPANTASARLTMIQGVGSAGTTVAPLFGAHFILAKLEESHASSEAVRYPYLGIAALLLLIAFIVSRLSLPVISTTGSAGKTGQDDGKGVFSFRNLRFGVIGIFVYVGAEVSIGTFLTNYITDLLDVPENVANNYVAFYWGGMLVGRLAGAGLLRVLPPARVLAVCAVGAVALVLLSVSTTGLVAVWSMIAVGLCNAVMFATIFSLSVEGVGRHTTAASGLLSTAICGGAVISYAQGLLKDHATWQIAFLVPVICYLYILFYGLNGYKASKQPV from the coding sequence ATGGCGGTAATATCCACAACCAACCAATCGTCCGCGACGGTCACCGGCAGCACGCAGTCCTACATGCCTGCGCTGATTTCGCTGGCCGTACTGTATTTCATGATGGGGTTCATCACCTGCCTGAACGATACGCTGGTACCCTTTTTCAAGAAAGGGTTTACCCTGAGTTATTCCCAGTCGTCGCTCGTGCAGTTTTATTTCTTTCTCACCTACGGCATCATGTCTGTGCCTGCCGGCAGGATCGTGAGCCGTACCGGCTACAAGAAAGGGATGGTGCTGGGCTTTGCCGTTGCGGCCGTAGGCGGACTGTTATTTTACCCGGCTTCCGTGTATCATCAGTACGTGCTGTTCCTGGCCGCGCTGTTTGTCATCGCTATCGGCATCGTGCTGCTGCAGGTGGCCGCCAACCCTTACATCACGGCGCTGGGGCCGGCCAATACCGCCTCCGCGCGGCTAACGATGATACAGGGCGTAGGGTCTGCCGGCACTACGGTGGCGCCGCTGTTCGGCGCGCATTTTATCCTGGCGAAGCTCGAAGAATCGCATGCCTCCAGCGAGGCGGTCAGGTATCCCTACCTGGGCATCGCTGCGCTGTTGCTGCTGATTGCCTTTATCGTTTCGCGTTTGTCCCTTCCCGTTATCAGCACTACCGGCAGCGCCGGTAAAACCGGCCAGGACGATGGCAAGGGCGTATTCTCCTTCCGGAACCTGCGTTTCGGCGTTATCGGCATATTCGTATACGTAGGCGCGGAGGTATCTATCGGTACTTTCCTGACCAACTATATCACCGATCTTCTGGACGTTCCCGAGAATGTGGCCAACAACTACGTGGCTTTTTACTGGGGAGGCATGCTCGTAGGGCGTTTAGCGGGTGCGGGCCTCCTGCGGGTGCTGCCGCCGGCGCGGGTGCTGGCCGTCTGTGCAGTGGGGGCCGTGGCGCTGGTCCTGTTGTCTGTGAGCACCACCGGCCTTGTGGCCGTGTGGAGCATGATCGCGGTGGGCTTATGCAACGCCGTTATGTTTGCCACCATTTTTTCGCTTTCGGTAGAAGGGGTAGGCCGTCATACCACGGCGGCATCAGGACTGCTGTCCACCGCCATTTGCGGCGGGGCGGTGATTTCCTACGCCCAGGGCTTGTTGAAAGACCACGCCACCTGGCAGATCGCTTTCCTGGTACCGGTGATCTGTTATCTCTACATCCTGTTTTATGGCCTCAACGGGTATAAAGCATCAAAACAGCCAGTATGA
- a CDS encoding AGE family epimerase/isomerase: MNRTMEFHDYAALYRNNLLNDVIPFWMQHSPDKQYGGYFTCLDRAGKVFDTDKFIWLQCREVWCFAMLYNKVEQKQEWLDMAVQGAEFLRKHGRDKDGSWYFSLTRTGEPLTAPYNIFSDCFAAMAFGQLYQATGNADYSDIAISTFHNILRRQDNPKGHYSKAIAGTRPLQNFALPMILCNLVLEMESLLDKQLVEDTIQKGIHTVMEVFYQPDSGLIMENITPEGRLSDSFEGRLINPGHGLEAMWFVMDLATRTNDTALITKAKDTALTLLEYGWDKEHGGIFYFLDVKGYPPQQLEWDQKLWWVHIETIISLLKGYLHTGDERCWEWFKKVHDYTWKHFPDPENGEWFGYLNRQGEPLLPLKGGKWKGCFHVPRGLYQSWNTLQQLAARQTLSTQPK; this comes from the coding sequence ATGAACAGAACAATGGAATTTCACGATTATGCCGCGTTATACCGCAACAACCTTCTGAATGACGTTATCCCTTTCTGGATGCAGCATTCGCCCGACAAGCAGTATGGCGGCTACTTTACCTGCCTCGACAGGGCCGGTAAAGTCTTCGACACCGATAAGTTCATCTGGCTGCAATGCCGGGAAGTATGGTGCTTCGCCATGCTGTACAACAAAGTGGAACAAAAGCAGGAATGGCTGGATATGGCTGTCCAGGGCGCGGAATTTCTCCGGAAACACGGCCGCGACAAAGACGGCAGCTGGTACTTTTCACTGACCCGCACCGGCGAACCGCTGACAGCGCCCTACAACATTTTCTCGGACTGCTTTGCCGCCATGGCTTTCGGACAGCTGTACCAGGCCACCGGCAATGCAGACTACAGCGATATTGCCATCAGCACTTTCCATAATATTCTCCGCCGGCAGGACAACCCGAAAGGACATTATTCGAAGGCCATCGCCGGCACCCGTCCCCTGCAGAATTTCGCCCTGCCCATGATCCTCTGCAATCTTGTGCTGGAGATGGAATCCCTGCTGGACAAGCAACTGGTGGAAGACACCATTCAAAAAGGCATTCACACCGTCATGGAAGTCTTCTATCAGCCGGACTCGGGGCTGATCATGGAAAACATCACGCCCGAAGGCCGGCTTTCCGATTCCTTCGAGGGCCGGCTGATCAATCCCGGCCACGGCCTGGAAGCCATGTGGTTTGTAATGGACCTGGCCACCCGCACCAATGATACCGCGCTGATCACGAAAGCCAAAGACACCGCGCTGACACTGCTGGAATACGGATGGGACAAGGAACACGGCGGCATCTTCTATTTCCTGGACGTAAAAGGGTACCCGCCGCAGCAACTGGAATGGGACCAGAAACTCTGGTGGGTGCATATTGAAACTATCATCAGCCTGCTGAAGGGCTACCTGCATACCGGCGATGAGAGATGCTGGGAGTGGTTTAAAAAAGTACACGATTATACCTGGAAACATTTCCCGGACCCTGAAAATGGTGAATGGTTTGGTTATCTTAACAGGCAGGGAGAGCCTTTGCTTCCGCTCAAAGGCGGTAAATGGAAAGGCTGTTTCCATGTGCCAAGAGGGCTTTACCAAAGCTGGAACACGCTGCAGCAGCTGGCAGCAAGGCAAACATTATCTACTCAACCGAAATAA